ATGTCTCCTTCCATCCCTTCCTCTCCCACCACCGCCCCCTCGCCCCGGTCCTGTGTCACTATCTCTGACTGTTTCATTTTCCCTCTGCCCTCCGCTCTCTCTGTTCTCATTGTGCTTTGATACTCTCTGCCTTTatcctcctctgtctcttctctcacCATATCTCATATTCCGTCTCTCTCTCTTTACCACCCCTGTTCCCTGCTCTTTCTGGTCTGCCCCTACCCTCTCCGATAGCCCACCCGTCCAGCCAGTTCCGGGGCGGCCGGGGCCAGTAGCTCCCTGGGCCCCTCCGGATCAGCATCCGCAGGCGAGCTGAGCAGCAGCGAGCCCAGCACCCCAGCCCAGACCCCGCTCGCAGCCCCCATCATCCCCACGCCGGCCCTCACCTCTCCCGGAGCAGCCCCCCCGCTTCCTTCCCCCTCTAAGGTAAGGACTGGGGTCAGTGTGAAGAAGAACCAAGACACAAAGGGGCCTGTCACCCTGACAGGAGCTTAGACGtttcccagggctgggggaggcccaGAACTTGGGTCAGAAGGGTGGGGACAGCACATAGGCCTCCCATCACTGACCAagctcccctttcctctctgcccttctcccACACTTGCTCCGTACGCGTTGGGCTTCCCTCAGATGTTCGTATGCCACTTCCATTGACCCTGCGCCTGGAATGACGGCTACATACGTTTCTTTCTGCTTAGCCTCGGTGGGGAAGGTAGGGTGGCTGTGCATAGACCACGGTGTCTCTCctgtgcaggaggaggaggggctgagggCCCAGGTGCGGGACCTGGAGGAGAAACTGGAGACCCTGCGACTGAAACGTGCGGAAGACAAGGCAAAACTAAAAGAGTTGGAGAAACACAAGATCCAGCTGGAGCAGGTGCaagaatggaaaagcaaaatgcaggagcagcaggcagaCCTGCAGCGGCGCCTCAAGGAGGCGCGGAAGGTGGGGTCTGGGATGAAGGGGGCGTCTGGGGAGGCCCGGGGCCCGGGGAAGCGCGCTGGGAACTGGGCTGGAACCGGAGCCTGGAGTGTCCTGTGAGAAAGGGTGCGTGCTGCGCGCTCGTGCCCCCGCCCACCTCCACCGCTCTTCAGGAAGCCAAGGAGGCGCTGGAGGCCAAGGAACGCTACATGGAGGAGATGGCCGACACTGCGGACGCCATCGAGATGGCCACTCTGGACAAGGAGATGGCCGAAGAGCGGGCCGAGTCCCTGCAGCAGGAGGTGGAGGCGCTGAAGGAGCGTGTGGACGAGCTCACCACCGACTTGGAGATCCTCAAGGCCGAGATTGAAGAGAAGGGTAAGGGCCAGGAGCAGCCGGGCACCAAGTGGCAGGGTCGGAACCTTGTCTGAAAGTGTCGATGGTCTTCCCCAGGCTCAGACGGTGCTGCGTCCAGCTATCAGCTCAAGCAGCTCGAGGAGCAGAATGCACGCCTGAAGGACGCCCTGGTGAGGTAGGGCCCCCTGCTGCTGGGCTCGCCCGGCGGCCTCCAGACGTGTCAGGGCGGCCATCACGCGGGGGCTCTGACGCACgccctcttcttctctctccaCTTTCCCCCAGGATGCGGGATCTTTCTTCCTCAGAGAAGCAGGAGCATGTGAAACTCCAGAAGCTCATGGAGAAGAAGAACCAAGAGCTGGAAGCTGTGAGGCAGCAGCGGGAGCGGCTGCAGGAGGAGCTGACCCAGGCGGAGAGCACCATCGATGAGCTCAAGGAGCAGGTCTGGGGGCCCAGCGCCTTGCCCGGGGCGCCCCTGCCGACCCCCCGCTGGCCTGGGGGGCCCCCGCCAACCGCCCTGCTGGCGCCGCCTCTGGGTGCTGTCTGGGCCCCTTtcagcagcctcctccctgccccctcccggTTACGCAGGTGGACGCCGCTCTGGGTGCTGAGGAGATGGTGGAGATGCTGACGGACCGGAACCTGAATCTGGAGGAGAAAGTGCGGGAACTGAGGGAGACCGTGGGCGACTTGGTGAGAGAACAGCAGCCCCCTGACCTCTGACCCTGGGGGTTGGGAGGGGCTTACTGAGGGATGGACTGACCTGTGACCCCTGACCTTGGAGCAGGGCGTGTGGTGAGTGAACCCACCCAGGCCTGTGCCCTCCCCCCGACTTTCCTTCCCCCCGCCTCGCGGCCTCCCAGGAAGCAATGAACGAGATGAACGATGAGCTGCAGGAGAACGCGCGCGAGACGGAGCTGGAGCTGCGGGAGCAGCTGGACATGGCGGGCGCGCGGGTCCGGGAGGCCCAGAAGCGGGTGGAGGCGGCCCAAGAGACGGTGGCAGACTATCAGCAAACCATCAAGAAGTACCGCCAGCTGACCGCCCACCTGCAGGTGCCTGGTGCCCCCTGCGCGCTGCCCGTGGCCATCCCGGGAGCCTGGGGAGCCGGCCGTGCCTCACCGTCTGTCCCGCCCCAGGACGTGAACCGCGAGCTGACGAGCCAGCAGGAGGCATCTGCGGAGAggcagcagcagccgccgccggAGACTTTTGACTTCAAGATCAAGTTTGCTGAGACGAAGGCCCACGCCAAggtcaggggagggggtggccgGAGACAGCTGAGTGCCGGGGCGCCAGCCCGGGCGCGGCTGTGCGCTGACTTGGCCTGGGCTTCTGGGCTTCAGGTTCCTGGGTAGGGGGGTGGTTTGGAAGCCTCCTGGCCTGGGCTTGTCCCAGAAGCAGGGCACAGGGTGGAGCACGGCATGGCGGTTACGAGGTTCTCTCCAGCCTGGCCGAGAGCCCACCTCTTTGTCTGCCTCACAGGCAATTGAGATGGAATTGAGGCAGatggaggtggcccaggccaaccGGCACATGTCCCTGCTGACAGCCTTCATGCCCGACAGCTTCCTTCGGCCAGGCGGGGACCACGACTGCGTCCTGGTGCTGCTGCTCATTCCTCGTCTCGTTTGCAAGGTACAGTCTGTCCATCACATGCTCCGCTGGAGTCTGTTAAACTTGCTCTGAACCGGGCCTTGTGGATGCCGAGGAAAGGCAGCAGGCAGCGCCGCCGCTCGCAGAGTTCGCGATGCAGTGAGGAGCACAGTCAGCAGGGGCCCAGGCAGACGTTTCTTACGCGTGGCGGGTGACGGCGGGGAGGTGGCTGCTTTGAGAGAACACAGCTGGGGATCTGACTTAGATAGAGGGACGTCACTGAAGGGATAACGCTTGAGGTGAGACCCAGAAGATGCCTATGAATTAGTGGGGAGATAATTGTCAGGAGAGCGTTCTAGGGAGaagggcagcaggagcagcagcctgAAGGCTTGGGAAGGAGCTTGATCCCACTGGTCCTGCTACCCGTCCATCCCCACATCCCAGATCCCCAGGACCACCGGTGACCACGTCAGTACCCTCTCCCCGTATACGGCTCCTTGCCCGTCTGAGAGCTGTCTCTGCTTTCTCCCTCACGTCTCCGTGCCCCGCGCATAGTTGCTCAGCTCCGTGTATTCCTAAGTCTGCGTTCTCCGTTCTCTgccctgagccccaggtctctggTGCTTCCTCCCACAGGCAGAGCTGATCCGGAAGCAGGCTCAGGAGAAGTTTGAACTAAGTGAGAACTGTTCAGAGCGGCCAGGGCTTCGAGGGGCCGCGGGGGAGCAGCTCAGCTTTGCTGCGGGGCTGGTGTACTCGCTGAGTTTGCTGCAGGCCACCCTGCACCGTTACGAGCAGTAAGTGACCCCCGAGCCCTACGCCAGGGCCACGGGCCCGGGACTGGCTGGAACTGACATTGCCTGGGAGACCCTGGCCTCACCGGGCCCTCTGCTGGTCTCCAGTGCCCTCTCTCAGTGCCACGTGGACATGTATAAGAAGGTGGGCAGCCTCTACCCCGAGATGAGTGCCCACGAGCGCTCCTTGGATTTCCTCATCGAGCTGCTGCACAAGGATCAGCTGGATGAGACTGTCAACGTGGAGCCTCTCACCAAAGCCATCAAGTACTACCAGGTCTGGGGCGAGAACCCCGGCTTGGCCCGGGAGGAAGGGAGAGTTTCTTCTGCTGGGCGCCCTTGCTCTCTCGTACCCCTGGAGTCCCAGGATACCTGGGGCTCAAATTGCAGTTTGGGAAGAATTCTCCATTCTTCCAAGGCCTGAAGGCCGTCTGCCTCTTTGTCATCTGTCTTCAGCATCTGTACAGCATCCACCTCGCCGATCAGCCTGAGGACAGCACCATGCAGCTGGCCGACCACATCAAGGTGAGGTGTCCGGGCCGGCGGCTGAGCCCCTTAGAGAGACCAGAAACGGAAGACATCCGATCAGGCCCTTAAGGGGTGTCACGTAAGACTGGATCAGGGTCACTAAGGCCAGATCAGGGAAGCCAGAGGGCCCACTATGTACAGGGGTCAGCCGAGGGCGGAGACTCCTTAGAGGTGGTGATGGGGCAGAGGGCCTCCTGCTGAGGGCTGAGCGCCGTGTCTCCGTCCTCACAGTTCACGCAGAGCGCCCTGGACTGCATGAGCGTGGAGGCGGGCCGGCTGCGCGCCTTCTTGCAGGTGAGAGCACAGCTGGGTCTGCGTGGGCTCCTCTTCCTTCTCGgtccccacctcctcaccctcAGCCCCAATGCTGACTTGGTTCCCCGTGCATTTCCTACTCCCTGACCAGGGTGGGCAGGAGGCTTCAGGTATTGCCCTCCTGCTCCGGGACCTGGAAACATCGTGCAGCGACATCCGCCAGTTCTGCAAGAAGATCCGAAGGCGAATGCCAGGGACGGATGCTCCCGGGATCCCAGCTGCACTAGCCTTCGGCCCACAGGTTTAGGGCTGGGAGAGGAAACGGGAAGGAAGCTGAGTAGAACCAGGAGGGGCCTGGCATGGCAAGATCGGGCTCTGGTTGGGGGACAAGCATGGTTTTGAGAGAGCTGGGGGCTGTGGTGCTGGGCCCAGGGTGGGCTCCTGACTCTGACCGGTTGCACAGGTGTCTGACACCCTCCTGGACTGCAGGAAGCACTTGACGTGGGTGGTGGCTGTGCTGCAGGAGGTGGCAGCTGCTGCCGCCCAGCTCGTCGCCCCGCTGGCGGAGAATGAGGGACTGCCTGTGGCTGCCCTGGAGGAGCTGGCTTTCAAAGCAAACGAGCAGGTGGGCCGGGatggctgggctgaaggtggtgcTGGGGGAGTCAGCTGGGCCCCCTGTGTGGAGTTCTCACTGTTGCCGTGGGCTCCTACAGATCTACGGGGCCCCCTCCAGCAGCCCCCATGAGTGTCTGCGCCAGTCGTGCAGCATCCTCATCAGCACCATGAACAAGGTGGCCACAGCCATGCAGGAGGGAGAGTACGACGCAGACCGGCCCCCTAGCAAGGTGGGTGGGGAGCCCCTTGGAGGCCTCCGGGGGCCTGGAGGAGCTGGGCTGCCAGAGCTACTGCTGTTACGGGAGGGCTGGAGGCCGAGGGAAGGGATTTGGAGAGAGCGAGGAGTTTTCCCTGTGACCGGATCTCTAAAAGGAGCACCTTGGTGACCTTctctccccgccccgccctctgccctgaccctgacccttaGCCTCCCCCTGTTGAGCTGCGGGCGGCAGCCCTTCGTGCGGAGATCACAGACGCTGAAGGCCTGGGCTTGAAGCTTGAAGATCGAGAGACAGTTATCAAGGAGCTGAAGAAGTCACTCAAGATCAAGGTGAGGGCAGGGAAGGCTCAGGACCTGGGGGGACAGGAAGTACTGTGGGGCACAGGGCAGCCGTGGTGTTGGCTGAGGGGGGGCGTGGTGCCTGTGGTCAGTGGGAGTTCTTGCGGGGCCTGAGGGGGCCTGCTGTCTCACGGTCTAGCCATGTCCCTGGGGGGCCGTGGGGGTGTTAGGGGACTAGACGCGCTCTGCCCTCGTCCAGGGGGAGGAGCTCAGTGAGGCCAACGTGCGGCTGAGCCTCCTGGAGAAGAAGCTGGACAGCGCGGCCAAGGATGCAGACGAGCGCATCGAGAAGGTCCAGACCCGGCTGGAGGAGACCCAGGCGCTGCTGCGGAAGAAGGAGAAGTCAGGCACCTCCCCCGGGCCCTGCTCactccagccctccctcctgcAGCAGCTCTCTGCCCCCCAACCCAGGCCCCCCCGTAGTGAGACTCCCCCGGGGGCACAGCCCCATGGTGTGGTCCCAGTCTGAGCCTCTTCTGCCCCTGGCTCCTCGCCGGCAGGGCCGCTCCCGGGACCCGCTGGGactgaggagtggggatggggctctGCCCAAGCCCAGCTTCTCCTTCACAGAGAGTTTGAGGAGACGATGGACGCCCTTCAGGCTGACATCGACCAGCTGGAGGCAGAGAAAGCAGAGTTAAAGCAGCGGCTGAACAGCCAGTCCAAGCGCACGATCGAGGGGCTCCGGGGGCCCCCTCCCTCGGGTATTGCCACCCTGGTCTCTGACATTGCTGGGGGTGAGTGCAGTGGGGCCGGCCCAGAGGAACCTGAAAGGCCTCCCTCCCGCCCTTGGTCGCAGTTTGACTTCTGCCCCCTCTTACCCGCCTGGACGTTCAGCTGGGAACGTGCTTGCCCGGTGTCACTCCGTGGCAGCTTTCACCAAGTACTTACTTCTCCTGAGATGTGTGGCGTTGTCTGACCAAGTGGGGGCAGTGAGCCATCACCAAGTTGTCCGTGAAGCTCAGAGTTACAGCATCAGTTAGACGCTGGTAAATGTCCCTTCTGGTTCTGCGGTCTGGCCTTTCTGTCCCAGCCGTGACTTACGAGGGCCACCGGCCTGCAGCAGGCGGGGCTCGTGGCCATGGCTCCCAGCAGGGCCCGGTGCTCGCCCCTCGTTCCTCCTGTGCGTGGCCATTACGTTTTCCCCGCTGAGTCCATGTGGCTTCACCCTGTGGTGTGGTTGTCCCTTCCGTTGCTGAATTCGCCCAGTGTCACCTGGGGCTTGTGTTCTGACCTTTGCCTGGTCTCTTTGTGTGGCCAAGGCTCCTTACTTGGAGTTTTTCTGGCTTCCAGGCCTCATCTCCCCAGCTTCCTGACCAAGGTCACGGTCATCGCCATCCTCGTTCCCATCTACTGTGTAGTTTGCTTTTGTTCTGTCTTCCGCTTCTTGCTTGCCCTCCTCACCTCCAGCAGACAAACTCATTGTAGTGGAATTAAGCCCTCAGGATCTCTAGATCCCCCTGCTGGGCCTCTCCTGTCAGCTGGCCTCACCTAGGGTCTTGTCCTCATTCGGAGGCCCCATCACTGGTGCTGCTTGATACCGGAGGTCACCAAGTGTCTTCTTGACTGTACAGTCTTCATGGTGCAGATGTGTCCATGTTCCTTGGGAGAGGAGTCTCCAGAATTACCACATAGTGTTGTTTTAGCATGAGTTCTTTAAACAAATATTGGTTCTTAATCTATGAAacttcccaccaaaaaaaaaaatggtgacttTTGCCTCAGAGCAGTGGGGGACCTGAGGGACAGGGAATGTGTCTGCATCTTCAACGTAAGTTTTGCCGCTAGGGAGCACCAAGGGTCTCGGGAGCTTTCCGTCTGTCTTTCTTGGAGATGGAGTATGAGGCAGGAACGGCCTCATGCCCCACGTGCTTCCTCCAGCGCACACTCCTGCGGCTACTCTTCCTTGCACCCCGTCTTGTGGCCTCGCTCCCTTTTCTGTCTTTCACACGCTCTTTCCCCCGAGAGAGGCAGGGTCTTGCTAGAGAAGGTGTGGTGATCAGGAGAAGGGTTTTCCCGCACGCCCGGGATTCCTCTGGTGTGTCCCCCCTCACCCCCAGATCATCTaattcctctctcctcttttcctgcTCCCCGTGGGCTGTCCTGAGCACAGAAGAGCAGCAGCGAGGTAGAGACCCATCCTGGCTGGGGGTGAACAGGGCTGGTGGGAGTCGGGGCTGGGGGCGCAGGATGAGACTTGCCCCTTGGGAGCATTCAGGACTGGAGGTAGGAGGGGATGATTGCGGGTGGAGGCCGTCTTCAGCCCTCTCCACCTGTGCTGATGACATTTGCTGTGGTCCCCACAGGCGGTGCCCCCGGACAGGCTCCGGCGTCtgtgccaggcccagggctggTGAAGGACTCGCCGCTGCTGCTTCAGCAGATCTCTGCCATGAGACTGCACATCTCCCAGCTGCAGCGCGAGAACAGTGTCCTCAAGGTGAGCGGGTCCTGGGGAGGACGGGTCGAGGTGGCGTATAGCTGCCTCACTGATGACCAGGGGGCAGGGTCTGCTGTCACCTCTCACCGCCACCCCTCTTCCCTCATCCCCTCCTTCACAGGGAGCCCAGATGAAGGCGTCCTTAGCAGCCCTGCCCCCTCTGCATGCGGCGAagttctccctcccaccccacgaGGGCCCTGGCAGTGAGCTAGCCTCTGGAGCGCTGTACCGAAAGACCACCCAGCTGCTGGACACGTTGAATCAGCTGAGCACGCACACCCGTGTGGTGGACATCACCCGCGCCAGCCCTGGTATGGACCTGCCAGCTCCTGGGATGAACCACAGATCCCCGCCTTGCCCCGGAGATGCAGTCCCTGCCCGGGCAGTTCTCATGCCGGGAGGCTCCGCCAGCACTGCTCCGTGGCCTCTGTGTTCAGTTTGCTCGGTTCACCTGCTCTCTTCCGTGTCTGCCCCGTTGGAGGGTCCAGCATTTGCACTCTTGACCCTTAGCCCAGCTCGGCTGCCTGCCTGGGCCTTGGTGGCCTCACTAGCCTGCTCTCCCTGCAGCTGCCAAAAGCCCATCGGCCCAGCTCCTGGAGCAGGTGGCTCAGCTCAAGGCCCTAAGTGACACCGTCGAGAAGCTCAAGGTCAGTTTGGACCCCGCCCTTTCTCACCCTGCGGTGCTCATTTCAGAGCGCTCGCTGGGGGGCCCTGGGCACACTCACTCCCACAGGAGGTGCCAGGGTTCCTGGAGCCCAGCCCTGTGCTCGACGGCCCgctggggaggggtggcagggaAGGCGGGGTTCCTGCCTTGGGAGCTCACTCTCGGTACAGATTCTCATCAGCAAGACAGGTTGGGCGTCTGGTTCAGGTGCCGCTTCTGTCGGAGCTGAGGTCACTGCGGGGTAGGATGGTCGGGGTGGCTTCCCAGAAGCTGCAGAGCCTGAGTTGGGCCTTGAAGGATCTGTAAAGTAAGGATGTTGGGTAGCAGTGGGGTTGGAGTTGAGAGCAAAAGTGTGGTGATGAAGAGGAGTGGGTCCCTGCTTCCTTGGTCTGAGTGTTCCTGTGAAACCACACTGGGCTAGCCGGTGGGGTCCCCTGAATGaagcctcttcccctcctccaccaggaTGAGGTCCTTAAGGAGACCGTATCTCAGCGCCCCGGAGCCACGGTCCCCACTGACTTTGCTACCTTCCCCTCATCAGCCTTCCTCAGGGTAAGGGGGAGcgcggggaggagggtgggcagtATGGAGGGCTCAGGTGGGTCCTTCCCCTCTCCCTAGAATTTGAAGAGGCCCCTGGGGTCTCAGGTCCAACAACTGCACATCTGAGTTACCTCGCCCAGCCTTACTTGGAAGCAACTTAAGAGTGCTTGCAAGGCTTCCAAAGATTCCAATATTTTCACAAACATCTATGACTTTCAATATCAGGATGGGCTGAAAACTCCCTTGTCAGGCTGTGTACCCCAGTTCTGATTTGGAAAAAAACGTGGTTGTCATAACCGAGGAGCCTCAAAGCCTCAGGTCCTGAGAGGCTGCCTCGGTCTCAGTGCTCAGGACCGTGTCAGGGGCACACGGCACAAGTGAGCCCCTGACCTGGGGCctcttcctcccccaacccccaggccAAGGAGGAGCAGCAGGACGACACTGTGTACGTGGGCAAAGTGACCTTCTCGTGCGCGGCTGGCCTTGGGCAGCGGCACCGGCTGGTGCTCACCCAGGAGCAGCTACACCAGCTTCACGGCCGCCTCATCTCCTAAGTGCTCCTTGCCCCGTGGtccccttctcccctcagccCTCCTGGGGCCGCTCTGCCTGCCGCACAGCCCCCTCGGCCAGCCCCCGGGTGTGGAGAGCTCTTCCTGCCTCGGTCAGCCTCACCCCCACCTGTCAGTGTCCCGCCTCGGCCCCTTGACGTGGGTTCCCCTATTTCCATTCCCCGGCCTCTGCCAAAACCCGCTGTTAGCTGCTTCCTCCTTCCTGAGGAGCCTCAGGGGCCGTGGGGGGCAGGCTGAGACCCCACCACAAAGGTTGTGTGAGGTCCCCCTAATAAAGGACTTCACGCCTTGATCGAGGCCTCCTCTGCTTCAGTGCTTTCTTTGTGGTGTTGGGAGTGGGACGTGGGCCATTGGACTCAGAGCAGGAGTGGAGGACAGGGGATGCGAGGAGGCTTGGCTGTGCCAGACGGGAAGGCAGTGATCCGTAGAATGCTGTGTCCCTCAAATTCACATGCAGTAAGTTTCTCAGAGCAAGGGGGCAGGGGCTAGACCAGGCGCTCGGCACCTGAGTTCATTTACGGAGGTAGGAGGGTCAGGAGTGTGTAGCCTCCGCCAggcctgcctctgcttcctggacCTTCCACTGGCCTTCAAGCCAGCATTTGGAGCTGGGCTATTGGTACGATCACCTCTCCAGCCAGCTTTCTGATGCGCTGGCCACGGTCTCCCCGTAAGACCCGGGACCTCTCAGAGAGAACATTACAGATGAGTAAGAGCAAAGAGAAGTTACAAACGCTGCTCCCAAGTCCCCCTACAAATGAGTGTCACCTGAGGAGCCCCTTTGAAAAAACTCACAGCCTTTTGGGCATTGGCCCAGATCTGCTGGAATCACTTGTACATTTGAGGCCAGTGAGCAGCACCCTGACCCGGTTAGTGCGGTGGGCTGGCTCCTTGACACGCTGTTTTATCCCTCTCTTGGGGAGACCCTGTCCAGGCCGCCGGCGGTCTCTGATCCAGTTGGAGGAAGAGACCCTTCGTGCTTCAGAGCAGCTCCAGCTGGGTCAGGGCCTCGGCTTGTGGGCTTCCTCTCTGGAGGGAAAGGAGCAGACGGGACAGGGAGGCTCCAGGTTGGGGGCCCAGGGCACAGGCAGTGCTGGGCACGGTTCCCAGGCGGAGCCCGCTCCGGGAAGGTCGGTGAATTACGGTGCTTGATACCTGCTCTGTGCCTTGGCCTTCTTCAGGGAGGGTTCCAAGAAAAGAGGATTTGTGTGACCTTCCTCGATACTGTCGGGGTTTACGTAGACGCGCAGGACATAACTCATTACACGTGAGGGGTATCTTAGGGTGTGAGGACTTAATTCTCCCGGAACTGGCTGGGAAGGGGGGCTGTGTCTTGGTATCAGAGAGTCTGTCTCCAAACCGGGCTCTGCTAGCACCGAGGAAATCACACAGCGCGCTGTTCTCTTCCGGGAGTGCGTGGTGGTCCTGTTCCTTCTGCCCACGCTGCTGACCTGCCTTCCCCTCGGTGGGTGAGAAAACAAGGGCCGAGACTGGGCACCTCCCGGAGGCGTGGGGAGAGGACAGGGCTTTCTTGTCCCTTGAGAGCAGTTTCTCACCACTTACTCCCTGAATGCAAGACTCATTTATTCAGTTGCCTGTCAGTATGTATCTCAAAGTCAGCAGGTCTAAAAGGGAAGTCATCTCTCACGTCCTGTGTGCGACAAGCCACAAACCTGAGTATCTGACGGCTTCTTCACTCTCCTTAGCTAATTTATTACCCAGTCCTGCTCAGTTTGTCCTTCATTACCGTCTCTCATACCCGTTCACTTTTTCCCACTCCCTCCACTGCTAACTTTGTGTATAATTTCTTGCTCTGGGTACTTAAGCAGTTTTTAAACTGGTCCCCCTGCCTCCGTTGCCTCTCTCAGCCAGTGCTCATTGATGTCAAAGGGACCTTTCCAGAATGCAGACTGGGCCATGTCATTCTCTGCTTTAAATCCTAAAGTGGTTCTTCCAactagaatttaaaatgaaacaaaatcctgAAAGGATTCCTTTAAGTGTCTAGAATCTAAAATTCAGACTCACTGGACTGGCCCATGAGGCCACCCGTGCCCTGGGTCCTGCCCGCCCCTCAGCCTCTCTCGTGCCTCACGGTCCAGCCTCAGTGGCCCCTGCAGCTTCTCTGCCACCCTGCGATGGCTCAGGCCTCTTCCCACTGCTCAGAATGCCAGTTACCTCCTTCCCTCTACTctacctccctgcccctgccccacccaccccaccttaGCTGACATCGTGTTCATTTATTAAGCTCAGGCATTGCTGCCTTAGGAAATCTGTAATCCCTGTGACCTACTAGGTGCTCCTGTTCTGGGGCAGCAAAGAATATGaaccttttttaattttttttttttctggtgtgcTTAGATTTAGGTGCACTCTGACCTTGGCAAGGTTTCTGGTCTCCGGTCTGCTTTCTCAGCTGCAAAACGGGAGGAACAGTACCTTACAGGGCCACTGTAAAGGCTAAATGAGATCGCACACGTGAGCCTGGTGCACGGCAGGCTCTCTCCTCCTCAGCACACGCTCATGCTGCATTGCTTTACACTAGTAAGCGTCCCGCTCCATTGTAATTGTTAGTTAACCCATCTGTCTCCCACTTCAGCCAGACTGACAGCACCTTCGGGGTGTCTTTCATGTCTGCCTCCCCCCAAACCTGGGAGAAGGCCCCATGTTCAGGAAGGGGCCCTGTGAGCTTCAGTTTAGAGATGAGTCTGAGGCACGTGAGAGAATGGCTGAGCAGAGCTGTCCGTCAGCAGGTGGACCCTCTGGGCGAGGGCTCGGCGGAGAGTCTGGGGTGGAGATGAAGTTTGGGGCGTGAGCGGGGAGTGTGTCCGTGGTGGTTGAAGGCATAGTTTAGTTCTGCCTTAACTCAGGTTTCTTAGAAAACACAGCTGAAGTGTTGGCGCTTTATTGGTAGATACAACCCCAGAGCAGTGAGGGTGAGGGAAgcgaggcagggagggagaggaaaacacAAGCTTTGTCTCAGGGAGGTGGTGTACACACAACTAGCCGCTTGCCCCCGTGTGGTGTCTTGGGTAGACGCCACAGAAGCACCACGCTGGGGTTGCTGGAGGGACAGAGAGCGAATTCACCTTCTCTCTGTTTTGTC
The genomic region above belongs to Vicugna pacos chromosome 15, VicPac4, whole genome shotgun sequence and contains:
- the LOC102538585 gene encoding dynactin subunit 1 isoform X7; its protein translation is MMRQAPTARKTTTRRPKPTRPASSGAAGASSSLGPSGSASAGELSSSEPSTPAQTPLAAPIIPTPALTSPGAAPPLPSPSKEEEGLRAQVRDLEEKLETLRLKRAEDKAKLKELEKHKIQLEQVQEWKSKMQEQQADLQRRLKEARKEAKEALEAKERYMEEMADTADAIEMATLDKEMAEERAESLQQEVEALKERVDELTTDLEILKAEIEEKGSDGAASSYQLKQLEEQNARLKDALVRMRDLSSSEKQEHVKLQKLMEKKNQELEAVRQQRERLQEELTQAESTIDELKEQVDAALGAEEMVEMLTDRNLNLEEKVRELRETVGDLEAMNEMNDELQENARETELELREQLDMAGARVREAQKRVEAAQETVADYQQTIKKYRQLTAHLQDVNRELTSQQEASAERQQQPPPETFDFKIKFAETKAHAKAIEMELRQMEVAQANRHMSLLTAFMPDSFLRPGGDHDCVLVLLLIPRLVCKAELIRKQAQEKFELSENCSERPGLRGAAGEQLSFAAGLVYSLSLLQATLHRYEHALSQCHVDMYKKVGSLYPEMSAHERSLDFLIELLHKDQLDETVNVEPLTKAIKYYQHLYSIHLADQPEDSTMQLADHIKFTQSALDCMSVEAGRLRAFLQGGQEASGIALLLRDLETSCSDIRQFCKKIRRRMPGTDAPGIPAALAFGPQVSDTLLDCRKHLTWVVAVLQEVAAAAAQLVAPLAENEGLPVAALEELAFKANEQIYGAPSSSPHECLRQSCSILISTMNKVATAMQEGEYDADRPPSKPPPVELRAAALRAEITDAEGLGLKLEDRETVIKELKKSLKIKGEELSEANVRLSLLEKKLDSAAKDADERIEKVQTRLEETQALLRKKEKEFEETMDALQADIDQLEAEKAELKQRLNSQSKRTIEGLRGPPPSGIATLVSDIAGEEQQRGGAPGQAPASVPGPGLVKDSPLLLQQISAMRLHISQLQRENSVLKGAQMKASLAALPPLHAAKFSLPPHEGPGSELASGALYRKTTQLLDTLNQLSTHTRVVDITRASPAAKSPSAQLLEQVAQLKALSDTVEKLKDEVLKETVSQRPGATVPTDFATFPSSAFLRAKEEQQDDTVYVGKVTFSCAAGLGQRHRLVLTQEQLHQLHGRLIS
- the LOC102538585 gene encoding dynactin subunit 1 isoform X1; the encoded protein is MSAEASARPLRVGSRVEVIGKGHRGTVAYVGATLFATGKWVGVILDEAKGKNDGTVQGRKYFTCDEGHGIFVRQSQIQVFEDGADTTSPETPDSSASKVLRREGADSNAKTSKPTTTRRPKPTRPASSGAAGASSSLGPSGSASAGELSSSEPSTPAQTPLAAPIIPTPALTSPGAAPPLPSPSKEEEGLRAQVRDLEEKLETLRLKRAEDKAKLKELEKHKIQLEQVQEWKSKMQEQQADLQRRLKEARKEAKEALEAKERYMEEMADTADAIEMATLDKEMAEERAESLQQEVEALKERVDELTTDLEILKAEIEEKGSDGAASSYQLKQLEEQNARLKDALVRMRDLSSSEKQEHVKLQKLMEKKNQELEAVRQQRERLQEELTQAESTIDELKEQVDAALGAEEMVEMLTDRNLNLEEKVRELRETVGDLEAMNEMNDELQENARETELELREQLDMAGARVREAQKRVEAAQETVADYQQTIKKYRQLTAHLQDVNRELTSQQEASAERQQQPPPETFDFKIKFAETKAHAKAIEMELRQMEVAQANRHMSLLTAFMPDSFLRPGGDHDCVLVLLLIPRLVCKAELIRKQAQEKFELSENCSERPGLRGAAGEQLSFAAGLVYSLSLLQATLHRYEHALSQCHVDMYKKVGSLYPEMSAHERSLDFLIELLHKDQLDETVNVEPLTKAIKYYQHLYSIHLADQPEDSTMQLADHIKFTQSALDCMSVEAGRLRAFLQGGQEASGIALLLRDLETSCSDIRQFCKKIRRRMPGTDAPGIPAALAFGPQVSDTLLDCRKHLTWVVAVLQEVAAAAAQLVAPLAENEGLPVAALEELAFKANEQIYGAPSSSPHECLRQSCSILISTMNKVATAMQEGEYDADRPPSKPPPVELRAAALRAEITDAEGLGLKLEDRETVIKELKKSLKIKGEELSEANVRLSLLEKKLDSAAKDADERIEKVQTRLEETQALLRKKEKEFEETMDALQADIDQLEAEKAELKQRLNSQSKRTIEGLRGPPPSGIATLVSDIAGEEQQRGGAPGQAPASVPGPGLVKDSPLLLQQISAMRLHISQLQRENSVLKGAQMKASLAALPPLHAAKFSLPPHEGPGSELASGALYRKTTQLLDTLNQLSTHTRVVDITRASPAAKSPSAQLLEQVAQLKALSDTVEKLKDEVLKETVSQRPGATVPTDFATFPSSAFLRAKEEQQDDTVYVGKVTFSCAAGLGQRHRLVLTQEQLHQLHGRLIS